The DNA region CGGCGCAGGTCGTGCGGCGCCGGCTCGGGCCGCGCAGATCGGCCAGCGTCAGGTGGAAACGCCGGGCGCACAGCCGCGCGATTTCCGGCAGTTTGACTTGCCGGCTCGCGCCTTGCGCCGCAAGCAGCTTGTCGATGGCCGTCACGTCGATCATGCCGCTGCTGGCAAAGTCGAGCGTCATCAGCACGCCGCGCAGTTCCATGCAGGTTGTCCAGGGACCGGCTGCCAACCGTTCGACCGCCGCCGCCGACAGCCGCAGCGCACGACGCTCGGCAAGCTCCCGTACCAGTTCTGCCTTGGCGGCCGGCCCGGGCAGCGCGATCGGCAGCACCAACCCGCCGCCCAGCCTGCTGCGCAGCCGCGGCGACAGCTCGCGCGAGTTCGCCGGCGATGCGGACGACGTGATGACGATGGCCCGGCGGCGGGCCGAAAGATAGTCGAGAATCTGGCAGAGCTGCTGTTGGGCTTCGACCTTACCTGCCAATTGTCCGAGGTCATCGAGCACCAACAGCGCCGCGGATTGCAAATCCTTGCGCCAGGCGGCGGTCGTATTGGTTTCGACCGCATCGGCGTACTGCCGCGCGAAATCGGCACCGCGAATCAAGACGGCACGCGGCGTGCCGGCTCGGCCAACCGGCCTGGCTTCGTCGCCCGTCGCGCCGAGACCGTGCTGCTGCGCAAACGCGGCGTACACGCCGAACGCAAGATGCGTCTTGCCCACGCCGCTGGGACCGTGCAGCACCAAGGCGCCGCTCCACCAGGGCTTGCCGCACACGGCGCGCAGGGCAATCAGCAGCCCGTGGTTTTCAGGACCGGCGACAAAATCGTCGAGCGGTTCGTCAGGCCCCGTGGCAGCGACCCCTGTCGCAACATTTGCAGGAGCAGCAGACGCCGACGGGGCGGCGCTGCGCGGCCACACGGCGCGGCGCCTGAACGGACCGGCCCAAGGGCCGGCCAGCGGCAGCGAAAACACGCCGGAGTTTGCGATGGCCAAGGGTCCGTCCATTCTCAGCTGACGAGGCCCTCTCACTTGACGAGCCCGTTTGGGCAGCCGCGGACACCGCGGCAAGCGGCTCCGCAGAGCCCTGCCAAGGGCCGTCCCACAGGCATCGTTCGAGGGTCTGAACCAGACCGCTGAATATACCGAATTTCAGCCGTTGAAGCGACCGCCAACGGGCGTTTTTGCCGCAGTTTTTTCGTTGCGCAACTGCCGGCAAACGTTCAAGATACGCGCGGCGGCTTCGACCATTTCTTCGCTCGTCGTTGCGCAGCCCAGACTGAACCGGAGCGACGAGTCGATTTCCCCCTCGGGACAGCCCATCGCCACCAGCGTCGGCGAGGGATCGCTCGACCCGCTGGCACACGCCGAACCGGTCGAGCAGGCAACTCCGACCAGATCGAGTTTGAGCAACAACTGTTGCCGGTCCAGGCCTGGAAACGACACGTTCGTCGTGTTCCCCACCCGCGCCGCCGCGAGGCCGTGAATCACCAGCTCCGGTTCCCCGGCCCGCAGTCGGGCCTCGAATTCCTCGCGCAAGCGCGTTTGTCGCGCAACCTCTACGGACAGGTTTTGCACCGCCGATTCGACCGCCCGATGGAAGCCCACGGCCAGAGCCACGTCTTCGGTGCCCGGTCGCAGGCCGAGCTGCTGCTGGCCACCGAACAACTGCGGTTCGAGCGGCACGCCGGCCCGCACGATCAGCACGCCGATGCCGCGCGGACCGGAAACCTTATGCGCCGTGGCGGTCATCGCGGCCACGCCCAAGGCGCGAAAATCGAGCGGCAGCTTGCCGACGGCCTGTACCGCATCGGTGTGCACGAGCGTTCCCAGCGATGCGAGCCGGTCGACAAGTGCTGCCACCGGCTGCACGACTCCCGTCTCGTTATTGACCAGCATCAAGCTGGCCAGACGCGGAACCGCGCCGGGCGGATCGGGCGCCGCGAGTTGCTCGATCGATTCGAGCTTGACGAGGCCGGTTCGCGCCGCGGGCAGCCGTTCGACTTGGTGACCGCGCCGTGCCAATTCGTCGGCCGCGCGCGAAACGCTGGGGTGCTCGATCGCCGATACGACCACGCGCGCCGGCGGCGCTCCGGCCAGGCCGAAAAGCGCCAGATTGTTCGCCTCGGTGCCGCCGCTGGTGAAAATCAAGCGGTCGGCGTCGCGGCCCGTGATCTGCGCGCCCAGAAGCTGGGCCAGACCCTCGCGGGCATCTTCTAGCGCAGCGCGCGCCCGGCGACCGGGGGCGTGCTGGCTTTCCGGGTTGACGTAGCCCTCGGCGTAGCAACGGGCCATCGCCTCGGCGACGTCGGCTGCCAAGGGCGTCGTGGCGTTGTAGTCGAGATAGATCGTCCGGGCGTTCATCACAACGGCGATTATAGACCCCCGGCCATGCCGGCGGCCTTTGGCGCTGACAGCAAGAGCGCAGCGGAATGCATTACGCAACCCTTTGCTGGGACAGGCCTTCTGTCCAGTTGTCGAGATGCGATCCGGCCCCGCACGACTGGCGTTGCTTCGTCGTTGTCGCCGGTCTTATCATCTCGCGGCTTGGCACCGTGCCCGACCGACGATCGGCGGGCAATCCCACGAGAATGCGCAGCGTCCCCATGAGCGGCATGCTCCGATTGCTGGTCATGCTTTTGTGCCTGGTGGCGTTGCCTGCCTTGGCCATCTGCGGGGCGCCCGTCTCGAAACTGTTCCGGCCGCTGGTGAATTGCGATTGGCAGAAAGAGGCCGAAACTTTCGTCAAGCGATTCAAGAAAGCCTGGAGCGATGCGTCGGTCGAAGAGCCGATTGAACTCGAGCCGCCTGCAGCCGTTGATCCGCCCTCGACTCTGAAACCCGAGACCATCGCGGCGGCGCCTCAACCGGCCACCGGTGAGCTGGCCCTGGCGTCGCACACCGCGGACGCCTTGCCCCCGCCACACGGCGGCCAGGCGCAGCGTGCACAGGGCAATTCGCCCGGCGCGATCCAGCCTCCGGTGAGTTTGTCGGCCGCCGACGCCGATCCGTTTCAGGCTTTGCAACGGCAATTGCGCGATTGGGGTGCGACGTACTACAAGCTGGAGACCTGGGGCGCCGGCGGCGAACTGTATCACTTCCATTGCCGGATGGCGATCGATCGCCAGGGTCTGGCCACGCGCCATTTCGAGTCGACGACGGCCGACCCCTTGGCGGCCATTCAACAAGTCGTTCGCGAGGTCGAAGCCTGGATCGCAGCCGGCCGGCAGTGATCCACGCTCGGCGCTGCGAAATCTTTGCCGCACGCACGGCGCGGCACTTGCGTCGGCGGTGGCGTGGCGTAGCTTGACGTTTCCCCCCTGACCCTCGCGATGCACGAACTCTGCGATTTCAAATGCCATCGTCAGGCTTTGCGAATCGTCCTCTTTCCGTGGCGCAAGCTTTGCACAGCGTCGCGTGGCGCTATGCGCAGCCGTTGGCTTTGCGGACCCAGCGTCCGGGTGGTTTCTGGCTCGCCGGGGCGGCGTCTGCGCCAGCGCCGGCAACCCGCCGCAAGGCGCCGGCGGCGGCTGCCTTGCGCGATGCCCGCATGATGCGCCTCGAAGCCGTCTTAATGCTTGCCCAGGAACCCGTTGCGGCGAGGAAATTGGCCCAATTGGCTAGCTTGGCGGACGCGACGGAAGCGCGTACATTAATCGGCCGGCTGAACGAGCTTTACGACCGCACCGCCACGGCGTTTTCGGTGGCCGAAATCGCCGGTGGATACCAGTTGCTGTCGCGAACGGCCTACGGACCGTGGCTGCGCCGTTTACACTCCGGCGGCGCCGAAACGCGGTTGTCGACACCGGCCCTGGAGACCTTGGCCGTGGTCGCCTACCGTCAGCCGGTGTTGAGGGCTGACGTCGAGGCGATTCGCGGAGTACAGTGTGGCGAAATTTTGCGGCAGCTCATGGAGCGTGATCTGGTCCGCATCTGCGGCAGGTCACCCGAGTTAGGTCGTCCCTTTTTATACGGAACCACCAAGCGATTCCTCCAAATCTTCGGCCTGCGACATCTGGATGAATTGCCCCGCGCCGAATTGTTTCGGGCGAAGCCCTCGCAGCGGCTCGCCGACGATGTACCCGAGCAAGATCCCACTGCTGAACATGAACTGAAAGAGGAGCCTGCTGTGACCGTCGTATTCGATCGCGAGATTGCCACCGAGGATGAACTGCGTGAAGACGCCGCGGGCGGTGCCGCGGACCGTCTTCCCGGCGCTCGTCGTCCCCAGCTCGTCGGCGCCAAGCGCGAAGAGGAAGAAGAGGAAGAGGAAGACGAGGAATGGGAAGATGAGGACGAAGGCGACGAGGAAGACGACGATTGGGATGAAGAAGAGGACGACGAAGAGGACGAAGAGGAAGACGAAGAAGACTTCGAAGACGCCGAATGGGAAGAAGTCGACGATGAAGGTGACGAAGAAGAAGGCGACGAAGAGGAAGATGAAGACTGGGACGACGACGAAGAGGACGACGACGAGGACTGGGATGACGAAGAGGAAGAAGACGACGCAGAGTAGTCTGCCGCTGCTCGCCGTGGCGTGAATCGCCTGTTCGCCCCCCGTGATCTGTTCGCGGGGGTTTCTTTGCGCCGAGCCAGCGTCGCTGGCTCCCCTCCGTGTAGTCACCGGCCGCGCTGCGCGGCCGTTCGCACGCGCTATTCCGACAGGTGCGAGTGGAATAGCCGCTTGAGCGCGTCGAGCAAGCTATAGCTGAACGGTTGCCGCGTCTCTTCGCGCAGCGATTCCAGCGGCGGGTGCAAGAGCTTGTTGATCAGCCGGTCGAACGATTGACTGATTTCGCCGCGCGCCCGGTCGTCGAGTTCGGGCAGCTTGTTGAACAACCGCCGTAGCTCTTCGTCCTTGGGGCGCTGCCAGCCTTCGCGAAGCCGCTGGATGATTGGCCCCGTCGCGCGGTGCCGCAGATCGGCCATGAACTGCGCGGTTTCCTCATCGACGATCGCCAGGGCGCGCGGCAGCGCCTGGTCGCGCGCGGCCTTGTTCTCTTGGCAGACGGCTTTGAGATCGTCGACCGTATAGACGTAAACGCCCAGGCAATCGCCGATCGCCGGCTCGAAATCGCGCGGTACGGCCAGGTCGAGCACGACCAACGGCCGCTGATAGCGCAGTGGTTCAAGCTGGCGGTAGTGCTCGAGCGTGACGATCGGCAGATTGGCGCCCGTCGTGCTGACCACCAGATCGGCCTCGACCAGCGCTTCCCCCAGCGATTCCCACGGCAGCGCCCAACCGTGCCATTGCTCGGCCAGGGCGTGCGCCCGGGCCAGGTTGCGATTGATCACGGTGATCTCGCGCGCGCCTTCGTCCTGCAGATATCGGAGCGTCTCTTCGGCCATCTCGCCGGCGCCGATCACCAGTACCCGCTTGTCGTGGAAGCGTTCGAAGATCTGCCGGGCAAAAT from Pirellulales bacterium includes:
- the scpB gene encoding SMC-Scp complex subunit ScpB, whose translation is MMRLEAVLMLAQEPVAARKLAQLASLADATEARTLIGRLNELYDRTATAFSVAEIAGGYQLLSRTAYGPWLRRLHSGGAETRLSTPALETLAVVAYRQPVLRADVEAIRGVQCGEILRQLMERDLVRICGRSPELGRPFLYGTTKRFLQIFGLRHLDELPRAELFRAKPSQRLADDVPEQDPTAEHELKEEPAVTVVFDREIATEDELREDAAGGAADRLPGARRPQLVGAKREEEEEEEEDEEWEDEDEGDEEDDDWDEEEDDEEDEEEDEEDFEDAEWEEVDDEGDEEEGDEEEDEDWDDDEEDDDEDWDDEEEEDDAE
- a CDS encoding cysteine desulfurase is translated as MNARTIYLDYNATTPLAADVAEAMARCYAEGYVNPESQHAPGRRARAALEDAREGLAQLLGAQITGRDADRLIFTSGGTEANNLALFGLAGAPPARVVVSAIEHPSVSRAADELARRGHQVERLPAARTGLVKLESIEQLAAPDPPGAVPRLASLMLVNNETGVVQPVAALVDRLASLGTLVHTDAVQAVGKLPLDFRALGVAAMTATAHKVSGPRGIGVLIVRAGVPLEPQLFGGQQQLGLRPGTEDVALAVGFHRAVESAVQNLSVEVARQTRLREEFEARLRAGEPELVIHGLAAARVGNTTNVSFPGLDRQQLLLKLDLVGVACSTGSACASGSSDPSPTLVAMGCPEGEIDSSLRFSLGCATTSEEMVEAAARILNVCRQLRNEKTAAKTPVGGRFNG
- the hemA gene encoding glutamyl-tRNA reductase produces the protein MNLQLVGCSHHHSSIAVRERLAFDARQAADALARLRERFPEVEAVLLSTCNRVELYTAAEVPEQSPSHEQLAEFLAEYHGLELVEVFDELFERTGEEAVRHLFLVAASLDSMVLGEPQILSQVKQAYQLATDQQSAGPVTHAVFQAALKVARRIAAETSISQKRVSIPSVAVADFARQIFERFHDKRVLVIGAGEMAEETLRYLQDEGAREITVINRNLARAHALAEQWHGWALPWESLGEALVEADLVVSTTGANLPIVTLEHYRQLEPLRYQRPLVVLDLAVPRDFEPAIGDCLGVYVYTVDDLKAVCQENKAARDQALPRALAIVDEETAQFMADLRHRATGPIIQRLREGWQRPKDEELRRLFNKLPELDDRARGEISQSFDRLINKLLHPPLESLREETRQPFSYSLLDALKRLFHSHLSE
- a CDS encoding AAA family ATPase — its product is MAIANSGVFSLPLAGPWAGPFRRRAVWPRSAAPSASAAPANVATGVAATGPDEPLDDFVAGPENHGLLIALRAVCGKPWWSGALVLHGPSGVGKTHLAFGVYAAFAQQHGLGATGDEARPVGRAGTPRAVLIRGADFARQYADAVETNTTAAWRKDLQSAALLVLDDLGQLAGKVEAQQQLCQILDYLSARRRAIVITSSASPANSRELSPRLRSRLGGGLVLPIALPGPAAKAELVRELAERRALRLSAAAVERLAAGPWTTCMELRGVLMTLDFASSGMIDVTAIDKLLAAQGASRQVKLPEIARLCARRFHLTLADLRGPSRRRTTCAARQLAMLLAREEGPFTMAAIGQYFGRRDHTTVMHACRQAAAAVEADPVLREAYGELRTALQATGTGP